The Oryza glaberrima chromosome 9, OglaRS2, whole genome shotgun sequence genome includes a window with the following:
- the LOC127783649 gene encoding hydroxyproline O-galactosyltransferase GALT3-like, with amino-acid sequence MKTASSSSSSSHGFPATASLCTPYLLLVPLGLLAVVLVVPSLGSSHVRSDGLGVLCRAGPSAADGYLVTPGGDAASAAAETKAVVRPELRLLVGVLTTPKRYERRNIVRLAYALQPAVPPGVAQVDVRFVFCCVADPVDAQLVALEAARHGDILVLNCTENMNDGKTHEYLSSVPRMFASSPYDYVMKTDDDTYLRVAALVDELRHKPRDDVYLGYGFAVGDDPMQFMHGMGYVVSWDVATWVSTNEDILRYNDTHGPEDLLVGKWLNIGRRGKNRYSLRPRMYDLNWDMDNFRPDTVLVHMLKDNRRWAAAFRYFNVTAGLQPSNLYHFP; translated from the coding sequence ATGAAGaccgcatcgtcgtcgtcgtcgtcgtcgcacggGTTCCCGGCCACCGCCTCGCTCTGCACCCCGTATCTCCTGCTGGTGCcgctcggcctcctcgccgtgGTGCTCGTCGTCCCCAGCCTCGGCTCCTCCCACGTCCGCTCCGACGGCCTCGGCGTCCTCTGCCGCGCcggcccatccgccgccgacggctaCCTCGTCACGCCGGGTGGAGATGCAGCTTCCGCTGCTGCTGAGACGAAGGCCGTCGTGCGGCCGGAGCTCCGTCTGCTGGTGGGGGTGCTGACGACGCCGAAGCGGTACGAGCGTCGCAACATCGTGCGCCTGGCGTACGCGCTGCAGCCGGCGGTGCCCCCCGGCGTCGCGCAGGTGGACGTCCGCTTCGTGTTCTGCTGCGTGGCCGACCCGGTGGACGCGCAGCTGGTGGCGCTGGAGGCCGCGCGGCACGGCGACATCCTGGTGCTCAACTGCACGGAGAACATGAACGACGGCAAGACGCACGAGTACCTCTCCTCCGTGCCGCGGATGTTCGCGTCGTCGCCCTACGACTACGTGATGAAGACCGACGACGACACGTACCTCCGCGTGGCCGCGCTGGTCGACGAGCTCCGGCACAAGCCCCGCGACGACGTCTACCTCGGCTACGGcttcgccgtcggcgacgacccGATGCAGTTCATGCACGGGATGGGCTACGTCGTGTCCTGGGACGTCGCGACGTGGGTGTCGACCAACGAGGACATCCTGCGGTACAACGACACGCACGGCCCCGAGGACCTCCTCGTCGGGAAATGGCTCAACATCGGCCGCCGGGGCAAGAACCGGTACAGCCTCAGGCCGCGGATGTACGACCTCAACTGGGACATGGACAACTTCCGGCCGGACACCGTCCTCGTGCACATGCTCAAGGACAACcgccggtgggcggcggcgttcAGGTACTTCAACGTCACCGCCGGGCTCCAGCCGTCCAACCTGTACCACTTCCCATGA
- the LOC127784196 gene encoding beta-1,3-galactosyltransferase pvg3-like, whose product MAMKAPASSNSYLLLAPLALLLLAAVVFLLPSLNGARVGSDGGLGVLCARRSAGAEDYTVAAPAAPKEEEKPELSLLVGVLTMPKRYERRDIVRLAYALQPAAARARVDVRFVFCRVADPVDAQLVALEAARHGDVVVLGGCEENMNHGKTHAYLSSVPRLFASSPYDYVMKTDDDTYLRVAALADELRGKPRDDVYLGYGYAMGGQPMPFMHGMGYVVSWDVATWVSTAEEILARNDTEGPEDLMVGKWLNLAGRGRNRYDLKPRMYDLSWDMDNFRPDTVAVHMLKDNRRWAAAFSYFNVTAGINLHHLSP is encoded by the coding sequence ATGGCGATGAAGGCGCCGGCGTCGTCCAACTcctacctcctcctcgccccgctcgcgctgctcctcctcgccgccgtcgtcttcctgcTCCCTTCTCTCAACGGCGCCCGCGTCGGCTCCGATGGCGGCCTCGGCGTCCTCTGCGCCCGCcgcagcgccggcgccgaggactACAccgtcgcggcgccggcggcgccgaaggaggaggagaagcccgAGCTGAGCCTGCTCGTCGGCGTCCTGACGATGCCGAAGCGGTACGAGCGCCGCGACATCGTGCGGCTGGCGTACGCgctgcagccggcggcggcgcgggcgcgggtggACGTCCGCTTCGTGTTCTGCCGCGTGGCCGACCCGGTGGACGCGCAGCTGGTGGCGCTGGAGGCCGCGCGCCACGGCGACGTCGTGGTGCTCGGCGGCTGCGAGGAGAACATGAACCACGGCAAGACGCACGCGTACCTCTCCTCCGTGCCGCGCCTGTTCGCGTCGTCCCCCTACGACTACGTCATGAAGACCGACGACGACACGTACCTCCGCGTGGCGGcgctcgccgacgagctccgcggCAAGCCCCGCGACGACGTCTACCTCGGCTACGGCTACGCCATGGGCGGCCAGCCGATGCCGTTCATGCACGGCATGGGGTACGTCGTGTCGTGGGACGTCGCGACGTGGGTGTCCACGGCGGAGGAGATCCTCGCGCGCAACGACACGGAGGGGCCCGAGGACCTCATGGTCGGGAAGTGGCTCAACCTCGCCGGACGCGGCCGGAATCGCTACGACCTCAAGCCGCGGATGTACGACCTCAGCTGGGACATGGACAACTTCCGGCCGGACACCGTCGCCGTGCACATGCTCAAGGACAACcgccggtgggcggcggcgttcAGCTACTTCAACGTCACCGCCGGGATCAACCTGCACCACCTCTcaccatga
- the LOC127783784 gene encoding uncharacterized protein LOC127783784, with protein sequence MKQATSSRFPATSFCSLCLRLLLPLGLVAMALSSLVVLSVSGCLSAETTAAREPEFRLLVGVLTTPSRYERRGILRLAYALQPAPAAQVDVRFVLCDVTDAADAVLVAAEAARHGDILVLDGCSTENMNDGKTHAYLSSVPRLFAPCPYDYVMKADDDTYLRVAALADELRGKPREDVYLGRGYAVGDDPMPFMHGMGYVVSWDVARWVSANEDIVRRSGTRGHEDRLVGRWLNAGGRGRNRYNLKPRMYDINWDMDEFRPNTIAVHRLKNNRRWAAVFRHFNVTVGIKPSTAARPHN encoded by the exons ATGAAGCAGGCCACGTCGTCGCGCTTTCCGGCCACCTCGTTTTGCTCGCTgtgcctccgcctcctcctacCCCTCGGACTCGTAGCCATGGCGCTGTCGAGCCTTGTTGTCCTCTCCGTCTCCGGCTGCCTCA GTGCTGAGACGACGGCCGCGAGGGAGCCGGAGTTCCGACTCCTCGTGGGTGTGCTGACCACGCCGAGCCGGTACGAGCGGCGCGGCATCCTGCGCCTGGCGTACGCGCTGCagcccgcgccggcggcgcaggtggACGTGCGGTTCGTGCTGTGCGACGTGACGGACGCCGCGGACGCGgtgctggtggcggcggaggcggcgcggcacggcgacATCCTGGTGCTCGACGGCTGCAGTACCGAGAACATGAACGACGGCAAGACGCACGCGTACCTCTCCTCCGTGCCGCGCCTGTTCGCGCCGTGCCCCTACGACTACGTCATGAAGGCCGACGACGACACGTACCTCCGCGTGGCGGcgctcgccgacgagctccgcggCAAGCCGCGGGAGGACGTCTACCTCGGCCGGGGCtacgccgtcggcgacgacccGATGCCGTTCATGCACGGCATGGGCTACGTCGTGTCCTGGGACGTCGCGCGCTGGGTGTCCGCCAACGAGGACATCGTGCGTCGCAGCGGCACGCGGGGGCACGAGGACCGCCTCGTCGGCAGGTGGCTCAACGCCGGCGGCAGGGGACGGAACCGGTACAACCTCAAGCCGCGGATGTACGACATCAACTGGGACATGGACGAGTTCCGGCCCAACACCATCGCCGTGCACAGGCTCAAGAACAACCGCCGGTGGGCCGCCGTGTTCCGGCACTTCAACGTCACCGTCGGCATAAAGCCATCCACAGCGGCAAGGCCACACAACTAG
- the LOC127784550 gene encoding uncharacterized protein LOC127784550 — protein MARPWTSEKPNTTTKVPLPPPVHHSSTSPQLYSTQRRRRLVICLHYTSSQLMCSLLRCKYAAACTRSCVPSAPREPAAKIPRKTTISASAKTNFVWATATHRVRTHSAMKPQRLPLPPVPAAALLLLPVALLAALLLVVYPNEFALQASLAGAAACGDHQGGGGGGGVQAAPEFRLLIGVLTLPARYERRHLLRMVYALQQPAVASRARVDVRFVFCRVGSPEDRVLVSLEAMAYGDVVELDCPENMDNGKTHAYFSSVPRLFGGGEAAYDFVMKADDDTFFRLPELAESLSRAPRRDLYYGCMVPCDYVRGSNEYMSGMGYLLSWDLVEWIVAAAAEIEGRTGGPEDRTLYSWLRRGGRGRNRVDVKPAMYNFPGRHPCSHEFIPDTIAVHQLKDNRRWARTLQYFNFTAALKPFYPVI, from the coding sequence ATGGCCCGGCCATGGACTTCTGAGAAACCAAATACTACTACCAAGGTTCCTCTgccaccaccagtccaccacagCTCCACAAGTCCACAACTATATTCCACGCAAAGGCGAAGAAGACTTGTTATATGCTTGCACTATACTTCTTCACAGCTTATGTGCTCTCTACTCCGCTGCAAATATGCAGCAGCCTGTACTCGATCGTGTGTTCCCTCCGCACCGCGTGAACCTGCTGCAAAAATCCCCAGAAAAACCACCATTTCTGCCTCTGCCAAAACCAACTTCGTTTGGGCCACAGCCACACACCGTGTACGCACGCATTCTGCCATGAAGCCGCAgaggctgccgctgccgcccgtccccgccgcggcgctcctCCTGCTCCCCGTCGCACTCCTCGCCGCCCTTCTCTTGGTCGTCTACCCCAACGAGTTCGCCCTGCAGGCCTCgctggccggcgccgccgcatgcGGCGATcatcaaggcggcggcggcggcggtggcgtgcagGCGGCCCCGGAGTTCCGGCTGCTGATCGGCGTGCTGACCCTCCCGGCGCGGTACGAGCGGCGGCACCTGCTCCGGATGGTGTACGCCCTCCAGcagccggcggtggcgtcgaGGGCGCGCGTGGACGTCCGGTTCGTCTTCTGCCGCGTCGGCTCGCCGGAGGACCGCGTCCTGGTGTCCCTGGAGGCGATGGCGTACGGCGACGTGGTGGAGCTCGACTGCCCGGAGAACATGGACAACGGCAAGACCCACGCCTACTTCTCCAGCGTGCCGCGcctcttcggcggcggcgaagccgccTACGACTTCGTCATGAAGGCCGACGACGACACCTTCTTCCGGCTGCCGGAGCTCGCCGAGTCGCtgtcgcgcgcgccgcggcgcgacCTCTACTACGGGTGCATGGTGCCGTGCGACTACGTCCGCGGCTCGAACGAGTACATGTCCGGCATGGGGTACCTGCTGTCGTGGGACCTCGTGGAGTGgatcgtggcggcggcggcggagatcgaGGGGAGGACGGGCGGGCCGGAGGACCGGACGCTCTACTCGTGGCTCcgacgcggcggcaggggcAGGAACCGGGTGGACGTGAAGCCGGCCATGTACAACTTCCCCGGGAGGCACCCGTGCTCGCACGAGTTCATACCGGACACCATCGCCGTGCACCAGCTCAAGGACAACCGCCGGTGGGCGAGGACGCTCCAGTACTTCAACTTCACCGCCGCGCTCAAGCCGTTCTACCCGGTGATTTAG
- the LOC127784553 gene encoding histone H4 codes for MSGRGKGGKGLGKGGAKRHRKVLRDNIQGITKPAIRRLARRGGVKRISGLIYEETRGVLKIFLENVIRDAVTYTEHARRKTVTAMDVVYALKRQGRTLYGFGG; via the coding sequence ATGTCGGGGCGCGGCAAGGGAGGGAAGGGTCTCGGCAAGGGCGGGGCGAAGCGGCACCGGAAGGTGCTCCGCGACAACATCCAGGGGATCACGAAGCCGGCGATCCGGAGGCTGGCGAGGAGGGGCGGGGTGAAGCGCATCTCGGGGCTCATCTACGAAGAGACCCGCGGGGTGCTCAAGATCTTCCTCGAGAACGTCATCCGCGACGCCGTCACCTACACCGAGCACGCCCGCCGCAAGACCGTCACCGCCATGGACGTCGTCTACGCCCTCAAGCGCCAGGGCCGCACCCTCTACGGCTTCGGCGGCTAG
- the LOC127784552 gene encoding uncharacterized protein LOC127784552, with translation MVVVAHGVDRGSELAAASEEDDGYSTSTTDDDDDDAVEPHGPASSGLLWVPYAAAVSAVRALLGASHHDLRLRAHQLSRSLSAVFFFAGAGLGPEGAVLVCADVPPLGPALRDAQRAMVRVAAEEADHAACDCYYDAVRDAMRLLVGDAGLFRSSFSSHWVFFSNVEFQSRFRGYNPFPAVAAASALRWVPHAAAVSAVRALLGASHEDLRLRVHHLSRSLSGAFFAVGAAAAPFASGARFPEGKLFVCADLLPLGPALVAAQRAMMQVAVKDASHGPCDWYFDTVGELMRLLVGDTGVGPAVFDRASFESAFALEWEN, from the coding sequence ATGGTTGTGGTGGCTCACGGGGTGGACCGGGGGAGCgaactcgccgccgccagcgaggAGGATGATGGgtactccacctccaccaccgatgacgacgacgacgacgccgtcgagcCCCACGGCCCGGCGTCCTCCGGGCTCCTCTGGGTCCCTTACGCCGCGGCGGTCTCCGCCGTCCGCGCCCTGCTCGGCGCCTCCCACcacgacctccgcctccgcgcgcacCAGCTCTCGCGCTCGCTCAGCGCCGTCTTCTTCTTCGCTGGCGCGGGGCTCGGGCCCGAGGGGGCGGTGCTCGTCTGCGCCGACGTGCCGCCGCTCGGGCCGGCGCTGCGGGACGCGCAGCGCGCGATGGTGCGGGTCGCGGCGGAGGAAGCGGACCACGCCGCGTGCGACTGCTACTACGACGCCGTCCGCGACGCCATGCGGCTGCTGGTCGGCGACGCGGGCCTGTTCAGGTCGTCCTTCTCGTCCCACTGGGTGTTCTTCTCCAACGTCGAGTTCCAGTCCCGCTTCCGCGGCTACAACCCGTtccccgccgtggccgccgcgtccgcgctCCGCTGGGTcccgcacgcggcggcggtgtccgCCGTCCGCGCCCTGCTCGGCGCGTCACACGAGGACCTCCGGCTCCGCGTTCACCACCTGTCGCGCTCGCTGAGCGGCGCGTTCTTCGCCgtcggtgcggcggcggcgccgttcgcGTCGGGGGCGCGGTTTCCGGAGGGGAAGCTGTTCGTCTGCGCGGACCTCCTGCCGCTGGGGCCGGCGCTGGTGGCCGCGCAGCGGGCCATGATGCAGGTGGCGGTGAAGGACGCCAGCCACGGCCCGTGCGACTGGTACTTCGACACCGTCGGCGAGCTCATGCGGCTGCTGGTCGGCGACACCGGGGTCGGCCCTGCGGTGTTCGACCGTGCGTCGTTCGAGTCAGCCTTCGCTCTCGAATGGGAGAACTGA
- the LOC127784549 gene encoding pectinesterase-like produces the protein MSSAFGDFGPLTERRRAEKARQQRRRIMIALGTVSIIIILIVMGAAAITYSGKKSEEDEGGSKGSSKGKSKGGGGGDDEDGGGGGGKADLRAVSKSIKMMCAQTDFADSCATSIGKAANASVSSPKDIIRTAVDVIGGAVDQAFDRADLIMSNDPRVKAAVADCKELFDDAKDDLNCTLKGIDGKDGLKQGFQLRVWLSAVIANMETCIDGFPDGEFRDKVKESFNNGREFTSNALALIEKASSFLSALKGSQRRLLAGEEDNGGGAADPHLALAEDGIPEWVPDGDRRVLKGGGFKNNLTPNVIVAKDGSGKFKTINEALAAMPKTYSGRYVIYVKEGVYAEYVTITKKMASVTMYGDGSRKSIVTGSKNFADGLTTFKTATFAAQGDGFMAIGMGFQNTAGAAKHQAVALLVQSDKSVFLNCWMDGFQDTLYAHSKAQFYRNCVITGTIDFVFGDAAAVFQNCVLTLRRPMDNQQNIATAQGRADGREATGFVLQKCEFNAEPALTDAKLPPIRNYLGRPWREFSRTVIMESDIPAIIDKAGYMPWNGEFALKTLYYAEYANKGPGADTAGRVAWPGYKKVISKADATKFTVDNFLHAKPWIDPTGTPVKYDFFT, from the exons ATGTCGTCGGCGTTCGGCGACTTCGGCCCGCTCACCGAGCGGCGCCGCGCCGAGAAGGCGCGGCAGCAGCGCAGGCGCATCATGATCGCCCTCGGCACGGTGTCCATCATCATTATCCTCATCGtcatgggcgccgccgccatcacgtaCAGCGGGAAGAAATCCGAGGAGGACGAAGGCGGCTCCAAGGGCTCGTCGAAGGGGAAATCGaaaggcggcggaggtggagacgacgaagacggcggcggcggcggcggcaaagcgGACCTGCGCGCCGTGTCGAAGAGCATCAAGATGATGTGCGCGCAGACGGACTTCGCGGACTCGTGCGCCACGAGCATCGGCAAGGCGGCGAACGCCAGCGTGTCGTCGCCCAAGGACATCATCCGCACCGCCGTGGACGTGATCGGCGGCGCGGTCGACCAGGCGTTCGACCGCGCCGACCTGATCATGAGCAACGACCCGCGCGtgaaggccgccgtcgccgactgcAAGGAGCTCTTCGACGACGCCAAGGACGACCTCAACTGCACGCTCAAGGGCATCGACGGCAAGGACGGCCTCAAACAGGGCTTCCAGCTCCGCGTCTGGCTGAGCGCGGTGATCGCCAACATGGAGACCTGCATCGACGGCTTCCCCGACGGCGAGTTCAGGGACAAGGTCAAGGAGTCGTTCAACAACGGCAGGGAGTTCACCAGCAACGCCCTGGCGCTCATCGAGAAGGCCTCCTCGTTCCTCTCCGCCCTCAAGGGCTCCCAACGCCGGCTGCTCGCCGGGGAAGAAGACaacggaggaggagcagcggacCCCCACCTGGCCCTCGCCGAGGACGGCATCCCGGAGTGGGTGCCCGACGGCGACCGGAGGGTGCTCAAGGGCGGCGGGTTCAAGAACAACCTCACGCCGAACGTCATCGTCGCCAAGGACGGCAGCGGCAAGTTCAAGACCATCAACGAAGCTCTCGCCGCCATGCCCAAGACCTACAGTGGAAGGTACGTGATCTACGTGAAGGAGGGCGTGTACGCCGAGTACGTGACCATCACCAAGAAGATGGCGAGTGTCACCATGTACGGCGACGGCTCCAGGAAGTCCATCGTCACCGGCAGCAAGAACTTCGCCGACGGCCTCACCACCTTCAAGACAGCAACCTTCG CGGCGCAAGGGGACGGGTTCATGGCGATCGGGATGGGGTTCCAGaacacggcgggggcggcgaagcaccaggcggtggcgctgctggTGCAGTCGGACAAGTCGGTGTTCCTCAACTGCTGGATGGACGGGTTCCAGGACACGCTGTACGCGCACTCCAAGGCGCAGTTCTACCGCAACTGCGTCATCACGGGCACCATCGACTTCGTcttcggcgacgccgccgccgtgttccAGAACTGCGTCCTCACGCTCCGCCGCCCCATGGACAACCAGCAGAACATCGCCACGGCGCAGGGCCGCGCCGACGGCCGCGAGGCCACGGGGTTCGTGCTCCAGAAGTGCGAGTTCAACGCCGAGCCGGCGCTCACCGACGCCAAGCTTCCCCCCATCCGCAACTACCTCGGCCGGCCGTGGCGCGAGTTCTCCCGCACCGTCATCATGGAGTCCGACATCCCGGCGATCATCGACAAGGCCGGGTACATGCCGTGGAACGGCGAGTTCGCGCTCAAGACGCTCTACTACGCCGAGTACGCCAACAAGGGGCCCGGCGCCGACACGGCGGGGCGCGTCGCGTGGCCGGGGTACAAGAAGGTGATCAGCAAGGCGGACGCGACCAAGTTCACCGTCGACAACTTCCTGCACGCAAAGCCATGGATCGATCCCACCGGCACGCCGGTCAAGTACGACTTCTTCACTTGA